One Salmo salar chromosome ssa01, Ssal_v3.1, whole genome shotgun sequence DNA window includes the following coding sequences:
- the LOC106567650 gene encoding interleukin-31 receptor subunit alpha isoform X2 — protein sequence MHANISETSQTIYLSKRFNMTAHVFDKSDLKSCTKTVFRGSPQQLVRCGPPSNVHLNRHSRQLDIQASWRKEETKYIPLYSVRYKELNSTQWKEPPVQSKDRNRCTVGNLNASLSYEVQIECVANNKCTQCPWSEVFTVPPELTDTPVIEMVKDSRPQTKGRRLVIIKWKFAASELAEGYSVSVGKASGEDPIETFNTSRHLFIVTLSHSAYHLKITAFNGAGTSPAAQSTIRPLDDKDLYGKLNLTFNGNTSFTVSWVDDLIKTYSCFSVEWWTRGNKAAHKSFYEDENNYEVIPLHEPLELYKRYTFTLHTRPDKEPCNLKFINNSESTYGSIQSYFTEGSPISAPGNISSSNVTQRSMVLEWTSVSEKDTRGFLLGYILHYTESPDDRTDAETNVTVDAGSTSYELVDLKSNTVYQVQLSAFTAAGMGVRSSAVYFETKSTASLSIGGMIAGVLIGVALLLLVVNLGSWLLKRAKRILWPSIPNPGNSNAIQKIDGVCELELLEPINREKLEEEDANSLHIVDSREETSPVSNLHSNSDSCLHPNTDHEENQGPSETTADSAEPTKVDPQINMGLCRRDTATDSSAQDPTSDTIKPTRDTRQTDPVHISTVAHQCPQLSFMSDYTTMELFQQALTQCDPATISLEPHGQSEDTDSPLTRPEVDYIHQSLYDTVLHLSQGSTSPNEVYYTVL from the exons ATGCACGCAAACATATCGGAGACGTCTCAGACTATTTATCTGTCCAAAAGGTTTAACATGACAGCTCATGTATTTGACAAGAGTGATTTGAAGAGCTGCACAAAGACTGTTTTCAGAGGTTCACCTCAACAATTGG TTCGATGCGGCCCCCCATCTAATGTACACTTGAATCGCCATTCAAGACAGCTGGATATCCAGGCCTCCTGGAGGAAGGAGGAGACCAAATATATCCCTCTTTACTCTGTGAGATACAAGGAACTGAACAGCACGCAATGGAAAGAG CCACCAGTGCAATCCAAGGATAGAAATAGGTGCACTGTGGGTAATCTTAACGCCTCACTGTCCTATGAGGTGCAGATAGAGTGTGTGGCCAACAACAAATGTACCCAGTGCCCCTGGAGCGAGGTTTTCACAGTCCCACCTG AACTTACTGATACGCCTGTCATTGAAATGGTAAAAGATAGTCGTCCACAAACCAAAGGGAGGAGATTAGTGATCATAAAATGGAAG TTTGCAGCCAGTGAGTTAGCGGAGGGCTACAGTGTTTCCGTGGGGAAAGCCTCAGGAGAGGACCCTATTGAGACCTTCAACACCAGCAGGCACCTATTCATAGTGACCCTGTCTCACTCAGCCTACCACCTCAAAATCACAGCTTTCAACGGGGCTGGGACCTCACCTGCAGCACAGAGCACTATACGGCCACTGGACGACAAAG ACTTATATGGGAAGCTGAATCTGACATTCAATGGCAACACGTCCTTTACTGTCTCCTGGGTGGATGACCTGATCAAAACCTACTCCTGCTTCTCAGTGGAGTGGTGGACGAGAGGAAACAAAGCTGCTCACAAGTCCTTCTATGAGGATGAAAACAATTATGAAGTCATACCATTGCACG AGCCATTAGAGCTGTATAAGAGGTACACCTTCACTCTGCACACGAGGCCAGACAAAGAGCCCTGCAACCTGAAGTTCATCAACAACAGCGAGAGCACCTACGGGAGCATCCAGTCCTACTTCACTGAAGGAT CCCCAATTAGTGCCCCAGGGAACATCAGCAGCAGTAATGTTACCCAGAGATCCATGGTGCTAGAGTGGACGTCAGTCTCTGAGAAGGACACCAGAGGTTTCCTGCTGGGCTACATCCTCCACTACACAGAGAGCCCAGATGACAGGACAGACGCTGAGACAA ACGTCACTGTGGATGCTGGTTCAACCAGCTACGAGTTGGTGGACCTAAAAAGCAATACTGTGTACCAAGTCCAGCTGTCTGCCTTCACTGCTGCAGGAATGGGAGTGAGAAGCTCAGCTGTATACTTCGAAACCAAGTCAACAG CATCCCTGTCTATTGGTGGTATGATAGCAGGGGTCCTTATTGGAGTAGCTTTACTCTTACTTGTGGTTAATCTCGGCTCTTGGTTGTTAAAAAG AGCAAAGAGAATACTTTGGCCAAGTATCCCTAATCCTGGTAACAGCAATGCCATCCAGAAAATAGATGGGGTCTGCGAGCTG GAACTCCTGGAGCCCATCAACAGAGAGAAGTTAGAGGAAGAGGACGCCAACAGTCTGCACATTGTTGACAGTAGAGAAGAAACGTCTCCCGTTAGCAACCTCCATAGCAACAGCGACTCATGTCTACACCCCAACACAGACCACGAGGAGAATCAAGGGCCTTCAGAGACAACCGCAGACTCTGCCGAGCCCACTAAAGTAGACCCTCAAATCAACATGGGCTTGTGCCGAAGAGACACAGCCACAGACAGTAGCGCTCaagatcccacttctgacaccattaAACCTACCAGagacacaagacagacagaccctgtccACATTAGTACGGTGGCCCACCAGTGCCCGCAGTTGTCCTTTATGAGTGATTACACAACCATGGAACTCTTCCAACAGGCTCTGACACAATGTGATCCAGCCACTATATCATTGGAACCCCATGGCCAGTCAGAGGACACAGACTCCCCCCTGACCAGACCAGAAGTAGATTACATACACCAGTCCCTCTATGATACTGTCCTCCACCTGTCCCAAGGCAGCACAAGTCCAAATGAGGTGTATTACACGGTTCTTTGA
- the LOC106567650 gene encoding uncharacterized protein isoform X1 — translation MHMKNGKLLFHIVFHEVTLKLPQIFVAARQKTRQEIKHNYELDAVTTMHCLHKPLPYLIFGVLFGYFTPLSSLLQVSPVTCRCKNISSCYGHCVTSQEGVSELDCFGKHLGLSRIGWKCVWTPVKHQTQRYTLCIEQKTHSKMHANISETSQTIYLSKRFNMTAHVFDKSDLKSCTKTVFRGSPQQLVRCGPPSNVHLNRHSRQLDIQASWRKEETKYIPLYSVRYKELNSTQWKEPPVQSKDRNRCTVGNLNASLSYEVQIECVANNKCTQCPWSEVFTVPPELTDTPVIEMVKDSRPQTKGRRLVIIKWKFAASELAEGYSVSVGKASGEDPIETFNTSRHLFIVTLSHSAYHLKITAFNGAGTSPAAQSTIRPLDDKDLYGKLNLTFNGNTSFTVSWVDDLIKTYSCFSVEWWTRGNKAAHKSFYEDENNYEVIPLHEPLELYKRYTFTLHTRPDKEPCNLKFINNSESTYGSIQSYFTEGSPISAPGNISSSNVTQRSMVLEWTSVSEKDTRGFLLGYILHYTESPDDRTDAETNVTVDAGSTSYELVDLKSNTVYQVQLSAFTAAGMGVRSSAVYFETKSTASLSIGGMIAGVLIGVALLLLVVNLGSWLLKRAKRILWPSIPNPGNSNAIQKIDGVCELELLEPINREKLEEEDANSLHIVDSREETSPVSNLHSNSDSCLHPNTDHEENQGPSETTADSAEPTKVDPQINMGLCRRDTATDSSAQDPTSDTIKPTRDTRQTDPVHISTVAHQCPQLSFMSDYTTMELFQQALTQCDPATISLEPHGQSEDTDSPLTRPEVDYIHQSLYDTVLHLSQGSTSPNEVYYTVL, via the exons ATGCACATGAAGAATGGTAAGCTACTCTTCCACATTGTTTTTCATGAAGTCACTTTAAAACTCCCACAGATTTTCGTGGCTGCCAGACAGAAAACCAGGCAAGAGATAAAACATAACTATGAATTGGATGCTGTGACAACAATGCATTGTCTCCATAAACCTCTGCCCTATTTAATCTTTG GTGTTCTCTTTGGATATTTTACCccactctcttcccttctccaagTTTCTCCAG TGACCTGTAGGTGCAAGAACATCTCTTCATGTTATGGACACTGTGTCACATCCCAAG AGGGAGTCAGTGAATTAGATTGCTTTGGTAAACATCTGGGCTTAAGTAGGATCGGCTGGAAATGTGTGTGGACACCTGTAAAACACCAAACACAAAGATACACACTCTGTATAGAACA GAAAACACATAGCAAAATGCACGCAAACATATCGGAGACGTCTCAGACTATTTATCTGTCCAAAAGGTTTAACATGACAGCTCATGTATTTGACAAGAGTGATTTGAAGAGCTGCACAAAGACTGTTTTCAGAGGTTCACCTCAACAATTGG TTCGATGCGGCCCCCCATCTAATGTACACTTGAATCGCCATTCAAGACAGCTGGATATCCAGGCCTCCTGGAGGAAGGAGGAGACCAAATATATCCCTCTTTACTCTGTGAGATACAAGGAACTGAACAGCACGCAATGGAAAGAG CCACCAGTGCAATCCAAGGATAGAAATAGGTGCACTGTGGGTAATCTTAACGCCTCACTGTCCTATGAGGTGCAGATAGAGTGTGTGGCCAACAACAAATGTACCCAGTGCCCCTGGAGCGAGGTTTTCACAGTCCCACCTG AACTTACTGATACGCCTGTCATTGAAATGGTAAAAGATAGTCGTCCACAAACCAAAGGGAGGAGATTAGTGATCATAAAATGGAAG TTTGCAGCCAGTGAGTTAGCGGAGGGCTACAGTGTTTCCGTGGGGAAAGCCTCAGGAGAGGACCCTATTGAGACCTTCAACACCAGCAGGCACCTATTCATAGTGACCCTGTCTCACTCAGCCTACCACCTCAAAATCACAGCTTTCAACGGGGCTGGGACCTCACCTGCAGCACAGAGCACTATACGGCCACTGGACGACAAAG ACTTATATGGGAAGCTGAATCTGACATTCAATGGCAACACGTCCTTTACTGTCTCCTGGGTGGATGACCTGATCAAAACCTACTCCTGCTTCTCAGTGGAGTGGTGGACGAGAGGAAACAAAGCTGCTCACAAGTCCTTCTATGAGGATGAAAACAATTATGAAGTCATACCATTGCACG AGCCATTAGAGCTGTATAAGAGGTACACCTTCACTCTGCACACGAGGCCAGACAAAGAGCCCTGCAACCTGAAGTTCATCAACAACAGCGAGAGCACCTACGGGAGCATCCAGTCCTACTTCACTGAAGGAT CCCCAATTAGTGCCCCAGGGAACATCAGCAGCAGTAATGTTACCCAGAGATCCATGGTGCTAGAGTGGACGTCAGTCTCTGAGAAGGACACCAGAGGTTTCCTGCTGGGCTACATCCTCCACTACACAGAGAGCCCAGATGACAGGACAGACGCTGAGACAA ACGTCACTGTGGATGCTGGTTCAACCAGCTACGAGTTGGTGGACCTAAAAAGCAATACTGTGTACCAAGTCCAGCTGTCTGCCTTCACTGCTGCAGGAATGGGAGTGAGAAGCTCAGCTGTATACTTCGAAACCAAGTCAACAG CATCCCTGTCTATTGGTGGTATGATAGCAGGGGTCCTTATTGGAGTAGCTTTACTCTTACTTGTGGTTAATCTCGGCTCTTGGTTGTTAAAAAG AGCAAAGAGAATACTTTGGCCAAGTATCCCTAATCCTGGTAACAGCAATGCCATCCAGAAAATAGATGGGGTCTGCGAGCTG GAACTCCTGGAGCCCATCAACAGAGAGAAGTTAGAGGAAGAGGACGCCAACAGTCTGCACATTGTTGACAGTAGAGAAGAAACGTCTCCCGTTAGCAACCTCCATAGCAACAGCGACTCATGTCTACACCCCAACACAGACCACGAGGAGAATCAAGGGCCTTCAGAGACAACCGCAGACTCTGCCGAGCCCACTAAAGTAGACCCTCAAATCAACATGGGCTTGTGCCGAAGAGACACAGCCACAGACAGTAGCGCTCaagatcccacttctgacaccattaAACCTACCAGagacacaagacagacagaccctgtccACATTAGTACGGTGGCCCACCAGTGCCCGCAGTTGTCCTTTATGAGTGATTACACAACCATGGAACTCTTCCAACAGGCTCTGACACAATGTGATCCAGCCACTATATCATTGGAACCCCATGGCCAGTCAGAGGACACAGACTCCCCCCTGACCAGACCAGAAGTAGATTACATACACCAGTCCCTCTATGATACTGTCCTCCACCTGTCCCAAGGCAGCACAAGTCCAAATGAGGTGTATTACACGGTTCTTTGA